The following coding sequences are from one Ruminococcus flavefaciens AE3010 window:
- a CDS encoding CotH kinase family protein — protein MKRRYIAAALCNIIFLSLAATSCAEKKTDLLPSAISGPEENEVAEVPYEAEGMRFSMKSGFYDSGFSLSISADDDHQIFYTLDGSVPTAHSSCYTKPIQITDRSDEDNVLSAHTDIAQPVELADDFQPRSAVDKATVVRAITIDKDGNKSPVVSNTYFIGFGEKAEYYKDFRIVSIMTDEANLFDNEKGIYVLGKTYDDWKNNEYDPSVPDWFIPANYTQKGKEWERDAAIQFFENGELAVSQDVGIRIHGGATRSYAQKSFNIYARSSYGTPKLEYDLFSGNVKSKTSGEPVTVFDTFILRNGGNDAQLTRFSDKLAQSLVSDRQFLTQGMEPCIVFIDGEYWGHYEITEKLDDDFISSHYGVPARDICIIKKEQLYDGNEETFAEWEELREWIKNTDFSSDWAYEKLCDRIDMQGFMDYISAEIYINNANWGRSNMAMWKSEIVDETNPYADGKWRFVMFDTEYSSGIYGEAQPSEDSFEKLMESDCFLADLFNGAMENAGFRQQFSDTFTEIADKNFGSDRVKAEIDRLSEQYHDITIAAYDRFWSGLTGGYGAEANYNSAVDSLRSFYNKRYDYITNHLKKYIS, from the coding sequence ATGAAACGAAGATATATCGCTGCTGCACTTTGTAATATAATATTTCTTTCACTTGCGGCCACTTCCTGCGCGGAGAAGAAAACCGACCTGCTGCCCTCTGCAATATCAGGACCTGAGGAGAATGAGGTCGCGGAAGTTCCGTATGAGGCTGAAGGCATGCGTTTTTCAATGAAAAGCGGCTTTTATGACAGCGGATTCTCCCTTTCTATATCCGCTGACGATGACCACCAGATATTCTATACCCTTGACGGTAGTGTGCCTACTGCTCACAGCAGCTGCTATACCAAGCCCATACAGATCACAGACCGTTCTGACGAGGATAATGTGCTGAGCGCTCACACCGATATCGCACAGCCTGTGGAGCTCGCCGACGATTTTCAGCCACGTTCTGCTGTGGACAAGGCGACTGTAGTCAGGGCTATAACCATAGATAAGGACGGCAACAAAAGTCCTGTTGTGTCCAATACCTACTTTATCGGCTTTGGTGAAAAGGCGGAGTATTACAAGGACTTCAGGATAGTATCCATTATGACAGACGAGGCTAACCTCTTTGATAATGAAAAGGGAATATACGTCCTCGGAAAGACCTACGACGACTGGAAAAATAACGAATATGACCCGTCTGTTCCCGACTGGTTCATTCCCGCAAATTATACTCAAAAGGGAAAGGAATGGGAGCGCGATGCGGCGATACAATTTTTTGAGAACGGAGAGCTTGCGGTGTCTCAGGATGTGGGTATACGCATACACGGAGGAGCTACCCGCTCTTACGCGCAGAAAAGCTTCAATATCTACGCAAGGAGCTCCTACGGTACGCCTAAGCTGGAATACGACCTGTTCTCGGGAAATGTAAAGAGCAAAACAAGCGGTGAGCCTGTAACTGTATTCGATACGTTTATACTGCGAAACGGCGGCAACGACGCACAGCTCACACGTTTCAGCGATAAGCTGGCTCAGTCACTGGTCTCCGACCGTCAGTTCCTCACCCAGGGCATGGAGCCCTGCATAGTTTTCATAGACGGCGAGTACTGGGGGCATTATGAGATAACGGAAAAACTGGACGATGATTTTATAAGCTCACATTACGGCGTCCCCGCAAGGGATATATGCATTATCAAAAAAGAGCAGCTTTATGACGGCAATGAGGAGACCTTTGCGGAATGGGAAGAGCTCCGTGAATGGATAAAAAATACTGATTTTTCATCAGATTGGGCTTATGAAAAGCTTTGCGATAGGATCGATATGCAGGGCTTTATGGACTATATAAGTGCTGAGATATACATAAATAATGCCAACTGGGGCAGAAGCAACATGGCAATGTGGAAGTCTGAAATTGTTGACGAAACCAATCCCTACGCTGACGGCAAATGGCGCTTTGTGATGTTCGATACAGAGTACAGCTCGGGCATCTACGGCGAGGCTCAGCCCTCCGAGGACAGCTTTGAGAAGCTCATGGAAAGCGACTGCTTCCTTGCCGACCTCTTTAACGGAGCCATGGAAAACGCTGGATTCAGGCAGCAGTTTTCGGATACCTTTACGGAAATTGCCGATAAGAACTTCGGAAGCGACCGTGTTAAGGCAGAGATCGACAGGCTGTCGGAGCAGTACCATGATATAACCATTGCGGCCTATGACCGCTTCTGGAGCGGACTTACAGGCGGCTACGGCGCTGAGGCTAACTACAACAGCGCAGTTGATTCGCTGAGAAGCTTTTACAATAAGAGGTATGATTACATAACCAATCATCTGAAAAAATATATCTCATAA
- a CDS encoding leucine-rich repeat protein, with protein sequence MRSSKVLAAVLSLTLAAGAAMPINSYVPSVALTASAEESSTVETDELVFEIFADHAEVIRVNDEKMTKCTVPAAVNKLPVTRIAQNAFFFSPDLQEVTLPASVTAIGDQAFSWCTKLKSIKVDAASKDFTEVDGILFSKSKDTLVSYPAGKEGKSYTVPDSVKKLASFAFMRSQNLEAVTVPESVTYIGQEAFCTNIKLRSVTILNPDCEFEITSFICNGMDENFISHYYGTVTGYEGSTTELMAAENNYEFIGIPNPYTTTTTTTMTTTTTTTTTTATAAASTTGKTTASTAPSASTTGKTTASTTATGTPVTTTTTAPAAQYKLGDVNSDGKINASDATAVLQYYARTATGKDGGLNKEQQTAADVNKDGKINSVDATIILSYYAYCGTEKDKAMPFEEYLKAAK encoded by the coding sequence ATGAGATCATCAAAAGTTTTAGCGGCAGTTCTGTCGCTGACCTTAGCTGCAGGTGCAGCTATGCCGATCAACAGCTATGTTCCGAGCGTTGCGCTGACCGCAAGCGCAGAGGAGAGCAGCACTGTTGAGACTGACGAACTGGTATTTGAAATTTTTGCAGACCATGCGGAGGTCATCAGAGTAAACGACGAGAAGATGACCAAGTGTACTGTTCCCGCTGCTGTAAACAAGCTCCCCGTTACAAGAATTGCGCAAAACGCTTTCTTTTTTTCACCTGATCTTCAGGAGGTAACTCTCCCTGCTTCGGTCACTGCTATCGGTGATCAGGCTTTTTCATGGTGCACAAAGCTCAAGTCCATAAAGGTTGACGCTGCAAGCAAGGATTTCACAGAGGTAGACGGCATATTATTCAGCAAGTCAAAGGATACGCTGGTCTCCTATCCTGCGGGAAAAGAGGGCAAGAGCTATACAGTTCCCGACAGTGTCAAGAAGCTCGCAAGCTTTGCATTTATGCGTTCACAGAATCTTGAAGCTGTAACAGTTCCCGAATCTGTTACTTATATCGGACAGGAGGCTTTCTGTACAAACATCAAGCTCAGATCAGTGACTATCCTCAATCCCGATTGTGAATTTGAGATAACAAGCTTTATCTGCAACGGTATGGATGAAAATTTCATTTCTCATTACTACGGTACTGTTACAGGATATGAGGGCTCAACAACAGAGCTGATGGCTGCTGAAAACAACTATGAGTTCATAGGTATCCCTAATCCTTATACAACTACAACCACCACTACTATGACTACAACTACAACAACTACGACTACCACAGCAACAGCCGCTGCTTCAACTACAGGCAAAACAACTGCCTCCACAGCACCTTCTGCCTCAACTACAGGTAAAACTACAGCTTCCACAACAGCAACAGGCACTCCTGTAACTACTACAACAACTGCGCCTGCTGCACAGTACAAGCTTGGTGATGTTAACAGCGACGGCAAGATAAATGCTTCCGATGCTACAGCAGTACTCCAGTACTATGCGAGGACAGCTACAGGCAAGGACGGCGGTCTGAACAAGGAGCAGCAGACTGCGGCAGACGTTAACAAGGACGGCAAGATAAATTCAGTTGATGCAACCATTATACTCTCATATTATGCTTACTGCGGAACAGAAAAGGATAAGGCAATGCCCTTTGAAGAGTACCTGAAAGCAGCAAAATAA
- a CDS encoding glycoside hydrolase family 11 protein has protein sequence MKLSRMKRILSGTVSALMIATSIPTVASAADQQTRGNIGGYDYEMWNQNGQGQASMNPSAGSFTCSWSNIENFLARMGKNYDSQKINYKQLNGITLTYDVEYTPRGNSYMCVYGWTRNPLMEYYIVEGWGDWRPPGNDGENKGSVTLNGNTYDIRKSMRYNQPSLDGTATFPQYWSVRQTSGSANNQQNNMKGTIDVSGHFDAWSKAGLDMSGTLYEVSLNIEGYRSNGSANVKSVTVKTGSGQSDVTVETGNNGGNVGGGQQGGFDMSQFGGQQGGFDMSQFGGQQGGFDMSQFGGQQGGFDMSQFGGQQGGFDMSQFGGQQGGFDMSQFGGQQGGFDMSQFGGQQGGFDMSMFGGQQGGNQGNIDWSGMAGGFNNGNSNIGSDAGNGGNAKSGLNAKIKGDMPTTVPGGNEKTGGCKVEKKTYNCKFTGGQKSCNVVLPPNYDPSKKYPVMYVLHGIGGDENSMVSGMGVQELLAGLIGNGKAEEMIIVLPSQFTSKNGGQGGGFGINQETCAAYDNFLYDISDSLIPYIEANYPVKTGRENRAITGFSMGGREAIYIGLMRPDLFAYVGGACPAPGITPGKDMFMEHPGCMQESEMKFRNVGPEPEVFMITGGTNDSVVGTFPSQYSEILTRNGVEHVYQSIPGGGHGADSVKPHLYTFMRYAFKANASEGSSSNTNTNTNTNTNTNTNTNTNTNNNNNTNNNNNNNNNNFGGNGAGSSNNLASKVTKWGDANNDGTVDMGDVVAVMQALAAPNKYKLDEQGQRNADCYEAGSGLTANDALSIQKYLLGTITSLPESYAKSAASNNTVTTTAKPVVVTTTTAAPVQQNNGGQQGGFDMSQFGGQQGGFDMSQFGNMDWSQFGQQNGGQQGGFDMSQFGGQQGGFDMSMFGGQQGGFDMSQFGGQQGGFDMSQFGGQQGGFDMSQFGGQQGGFDQGGQQNAGQQSAGNGGAAVQSGKKLCAISFDDGASATSKSDPGYRIIDALIKNNMTATFFIVGDWIKTNDQIKYEYQNGMEVANHTQSHPHLGQLGASQVRSEWENCNTKLKNIIGAEPSHLMRLPYLESNGTVQSALNDVPLISCAIDTQDWNGASKDQIVNTIKQAAQNGSLEGAIVLCHENYATTAAAMEEVLPWLAQNGYQNVNISDMAKAHGKTLAGGQVHTRA, from the coding sequence GTGAAACTATCAAGAATGAAAAGGATCCTCAGCGGCACCGTTTCTGCGCTGATGATTGCAACGAGCATCCCGACAGTCGCATCTGCTGCCGATCAGCAGACAAGAGGCAACATAGGCGGCTACGACTACGAGATGTGGAACCAGAACGGACAGGGTCAGGCTTCGATGAACCCGTCAGCAGGTTCTTTCACCTGCTCATGGAGCAACATTGAGAACTTCCTTGCTCGTATGGGCAAAAACTACGACAGCCAGAAGATCAACTACAAACAGCTGAATGGCATCACACTTACTTACGATGTAGAGTATACACCAAGAGGAAACTCTTATATGTGTGTATACGGCTGGACAAGAAATCCTCTTATGGAGTATTACATCGTAGAAGGCTGGGGCGACTGGAGACCACCGGGAAATGACGGTGAGAACAAGGGCTCGGTTACCCTCAACGGAAACACATATGACATTCGTAAGTCAATGCGTTACAATCAGCCATCTCTCGACGGTACAGCTACATTCCCACAGTACTGGAGCGTTCGTCAGACAAGTGGTTCTGCAAATAATCAGCAGAACAACATGAAGGGCACTATCGATGTAAGCGGTCACTTTGACGCATGGTCAAAGGCAGGTCTGGATATGTCGGGAACTCTTTATGAGGTATCCCTTAATATCGAGGGCTACAGATCCAACGGATCAGCTAATGTAAAGAGCGTTACAGTAAAGACAGGCTCAGGTCAGTCTGATGTAACAGTTGAAACAGGAAATAACGGCGGCAATGTTGGCGGCGGCCAGCAGGGCGGCTTCGATATGAGCCAGTTCGGCGGCCAGCAGGGCGGTTTCGACATGAGCCAGTTCGGCGGTCAGCAGGGCGGCTTCGATATGAGTCAGTTCGGCGGTCAGCAGGGCGGCTTTGATATGAGTCAGTTCGGCGGTCAGCAGGGCGGCTTTGATATGAGCCAGTTCGGCGGACAGCAGGGCGGTTTCGATATGAGCCAGTTCGGCGGTCAGCAGGGCGGCTTCGATATGAGTCAGTTCGGCGGCCAGCAGGGTGGCTTTGATATGAGCATGTTCGGCGGCCAGCAGGGCGGCAACCAGGGCAATATTGACTGGAGCGGCATGGCTGGCGGCTTCAATAACGGCAATTCCAATATCGGTTCAGACGCAGGCAACGGCGGCAACGCTAAGTCAGGTCTGAATGCTAAAATAAAGGGCGATATGCCTACAACTGTACCGGGCGGCAACGAGAAGACCGGCGGCTGCAAGGTAGAGAAGAAGACATATAACTGTAAATTCACAGGCGGACAGAAGAGCTGTAATGTTGTTCTTCCTCCTAACTATGACCCAAGCAAGAAATACCCTGTAATGTACGTTCTCCACGGCATCGGCGGTGACGAGAACAGCATGGTAAGCGGTATGGGCGTTCAGGAGCTCCTTGCAGGTCTTATCGGCAACGGCAAGGCTGAGGAAATGATCATCGTTCTCCCAAGCCAGTTCACAAGCAAGAACGGCGGTCAGGGCGGCGGCTTCGGTATCAATCAGGAGACATGCGCTGCTTATGATAACTTCCTCTATGATATCTCTGACAGCCTTATCCCTTACATTGAGGCTAACTACCCCGTAAAGACAGGCAGAGAGAACAGAGCTATCACAGGATTCTCAATGGGAGGACGAGAGGCTATCTACATTGGTCTTATGCGTCCTGACCTCTTTGCATACGTTGGCGGCGCTTGCCCTGCACCCGGTATCACACCCGGTAAGGATATGTTCATGGAGCATCCCGGTTGCATGCAGGAGAGCGAAATGAAGTTCAGAAACGTAGGTCCCGAGCCTGAGGTATTCATGATCACAGGCGGTACTAATGACTCAGTTGTTGGTACATTCCCATCACAGTACAGCGAGATCCTTACAAGAAACGGCGTAGAGCATGTTTACCAGTCCATCCCCGGCGGCGGACACGGTGCAGACTCTGTTAAGCCACATCTCTACACATTCATGAGATATGCTTTCAAGGCTAATGCAAGCGAAGGCTCATCTTCAAATACTAATACAAATACTAATACAAACACTAACACTAACACTAATACTAACACAAATACAAACAACAATAACAACACAAATAATAACAACAACAATAACAATAACAATTTCGGCGGCAATGGCGCAGGCAGCTCCAACAATCTCGCTTCAAAGGTTACTAAGTGGGGCGACGCCAACAACGACGGTACAGTAGATATGGGCGACGTTGTAGCAGTTATGCAGGCTCTTGCAGCTCCTAACAAGTATAAGCTTGACGAGCAGGGACAGCGCAATGCTGACTGCTACGAAGCAGGCAGCGGTCTTACCGCAAATGATGCTCTTTCTATCCAGAAGTATCTCTTAGGTACTATCACATCTCTCCCCGAGAGCTATGCAAAGAGCGCAGCAAGCAATAACACAGTTACAACTACTGCAAAGCCTGTTGTAGTTACAACAACTACAGCTGCTCCCGTACAGCAGAACAACGGCGGTCAGCAGGGCGGCTTTGATATGAGCCAGTTCGGCGGACAGCAGGGCGGTTTCGACATGAGCCAGTTCGGCAACATGGACTGGAGCCAGTTTGGTCAGCAGAACGGCGGACAGCAGGGCGGTTTTGATATGAGCCAGTTCGGCGGCCAGCAGGGCGGCTTCGACATGAGCATGTTCGGCGGCCAGCAGGGCGGCTTCGATATGAGCCAGTTCGGCGGCCAGCAGGGCGGCTTCGATATGAGCCAGTTTGGCGGTCAGCAGGGCGGCTTCGATATGAGCCAGTTTGGCGGTCAGCAGGGCGGCTTTGACCAGGGTGGTCAGCAGAACGCAGGTCAGCAGTCGGCTGGCAACGGCGGTGCTGCAGTACAGTCAGGCAAGAAGCTTTGCGCTATCTCATTCGATGACGGCGCTTCAGCTACAAGCAAGTCTGACCCAGGCTACAGAATCATTGATGCTCTTATCAAGAACAACATGACAGCTACATTCTTCATCGTAGGCGACTGGATCAAGACAAACGACCAGATCAAGTACGAGTACCAGAATGGCATGGAAGTTGCTAACCATACACAGTCTCACCCACATCTCGGTCAGCTTGGTGCATCTCAGGTCCGCAGCGAGTGGGAGAACTGCAATACAAAGCTCAAGAACATCATCGGTGCTGAGCCATCACACCTCATGAGACTTCCTTACCTCGAGAGCAACGGAACAGTTCAGTCAGCTCTTAACGATGTACCGCTTATCTCATGCGCTATCGATACTCAGGACTGGAACGGTGCTTCAAAGGATCAGATCGTTAATACTATCAAGCAGGCTGCACAGAACGGCTCGCTTGAGGGTGCTATCGTACTCTGCCACGAGAACTACGCTACAACAGCAGCAGCTATGGAAGAGGTTCTTCCTTGGCTTGCACAGAATGGTTATCAGAACGTAAACATCTCTGATATGGCTAAGGCTCACGGCAAGACACTTGCAGGCGGTCAGGTTCACACACGCGCTTAA
- a CDS encoding cysteine hydrolase family protein: protein MKEALLIIDVQNDYFEGGACQLHEPQKAEAKIVKLIEESRRMGRHVIYIKHINPDSEDFFNEGTYGCEISERIKPHPDDIVINKYCPNSFLGTELNDCLRSLGVEKLIVCGMMTHMCVDTTVRAAMDYGYEVTLVADACATKDIEINGEVIPAETVQKTYIASLAGIFAEIV, encoded by the coding sequence ATGAAAGAAGCTTTACTCATCATCGACGTCCAGAACGACTACTTCGAGGGCGGAGCCTGCCAGCTCCACGAGCCTCAGAAAGCTGAGGCAAAGATCGTGAAGCTCATCGAAGAGAGCCGCCGTATGGGACGCCATGTGATATACATCAAGCACATCAATCCCGACAGCGAGGACTTCTTCAATGAGGGCACCTACGGCTGCGAGATATCCGAGCGCATCAAGCCCCACCCCGATGATATCGTTATCAACAAGTACTGCCCCAACAGCTTTCTCGGCACAGAGCTCAACGACTGCCTCCGCAGTCTGGGCGTTGAAAAGCTCATCGTCTGCGGCATGATGACACATATGTGCGTTGACACCACAGTCCGCGCTGCCATGGACTACGGCTATGAGGTAACTCTTGTGGCTGACGCCTGCGCTACCAAGGACATTGAGATAAACGGTGAGGTGATCCCTGCCGAGACAGTCCAGAAGACCTACATAGCATCACTTGCAGGGATTTTCGCTGAAATAGTATAA
- a CDS encoding 2-hydroxyacid dehydrogenase, with translation MKVAFYDTKQYDMPSFEKLGKENNIKFKFYETKLNEDTVALAKGCDAACVFVNDTVNAAVIDRLCELGVKVLALRCAGYNNVDIKYAKDKIKVVSVPAYSPYAVAEHAMALLLTSIRRVHKAFIRTRDHNFSLNGLTGFDLHGKTVGVVGTGKIGRIFINICRGFGMNVIAYDKFPAKDSGIDYVELDELFSRSDIISFHCPLTEETYHMIDSKSIDKLKKGVVIVNTSRGALIDAEALLEGIKARKIGAACLDVYEEEADVFFQDFSGHIIADDTLARLISMPNVIVTSHQAFLTEEALHNIAETTVSNILACVKGEDCPNELHI, from the coding sequence ATGAAAGTAGCATTTTACGATACAAAGCAATACGATATGCCGTCCTTTGAAAAGCTGGGCAAGGAGAACAATATCAAGTTCAAGTTCTACGAGACCAAGCTCAACGAGGACACAGTTGCTCTTGCAAAGGGCTGTGACGCGGCCTGCGTTTTCGTAAACGATACCGTCAACGCAGCAGTTATCGACAGGCTCTGCGAGCTGGGCGTCAAAGTCCTTGCACTCCGCTGCGCAGGCTACAACAATGTTGACATCAAGTACGCAAAGGACAAGATAAAGGTTGTCAGCGTCCCCGCTTACTCCCCTTACGCAGTTGCCGAGCACGCAATGGCGCTCCTCCTCACATCTATACGCCGCGTTCACAAGGCGTTTATCCGCACAAGAGACCACAACTTCTCACTGAACGGGCTCACAGGCTTTGACCTCCACGGCAAGACCGTGGGCGTTGTGGGTACAGGTAAGATAGGACGCATCTTCATCAACATCTGCCGCGGCTTCGGCATGAACGTTATCGCTTATGACAAGTTCCCCGCAAAGGACAGCGGCATAGACTATGTTGAGCTGGACGAGCTTTTCAGCCGCAGCGACATAATCTCCTTCCACTGCCCTCTCACCGAGGAAACATATCATATGATAGACAGCAAATCAATTGACAAGCTGAAAAAGGGCGTGGTCATCGTCAATACTTCAAGAGGTGCCCTCATCGACGCAGAAGCCCTACTTGAGGGCATTAAAGCCCGTAAGATAGGAGCTGCCTGCCTTGACGTATACGAGGAAGAAGCCGACGTGTTCTTCCAGGACTTCTCGGGACACATCATTGCCGACGATACCCTTGCGAGACTTATCTCCATGCCTAATGTTATCGTTACTTCACATCAGGCATTCCTTACGGAGGAGGCTCTCCACAACATCGCAGAGACCACAGTCAGCAACATTCTCGCCTGTGTAAAGGGCGAGGATTGTCCCAACGAACTCCATATATGA
- the coaBC gene encoding bifunctional phosphopantothenoylcysteine decarboxylase/phosphopantothenate--cysteine ligase CoaBC: MLTGKTVLLGVTGSIAVYKICNLARMLTKLGADVHVAMTPNSLNFVHPLTFETLTQHKCLIDTFDRNFEYSVEHVSIAKKADVVMIAPASANVIGKIANGIADDMLTTTVMACTCKKIIAPAMNHNMFHNPIVQDNIEKLKKFGYEIVEPVRGMLANRDIGDGKLPDEETLLEYIVREAAFEKDLAGKRILVTAGATRESIDPVRFISNHSSGKMGFALARAAMLRGADVTVVAAHTDVEPPMFVNVVPVKSAEDMFNAVKERLDSTDIVIKAAAVADYTPVTTADSKIKKSDGDMSIPLKRTTDILKYIGENRRAGQVICGFSMETDNVIENSRAKLTKKNCDMICANSLRKAGSGFGTDTNIITMITPEDTEEMELMSKFDAANIILTKLKAISEK, encoded by the coding sequence ATGCTTACAGGAAAGACCGTATTACTGGGAGTCACAGGCTCTATCGCAGTATACAAGATATGCAACTTAGCGCGTATGCTCACAAAGCTGGGAGCTGACGTACACGTTGCAATGACACCAAATTCACTTAACTTCGTTCACCCCCTTACTTTCGAGACTCTTACTCAGCACAAGTGCCTTATCGACACCTTTGACCGCAATTTTGAATACAGCGTGGAGCACGTTTCCATTGCAAAAAAGGCTGACGTAGTTATGATAGCTCCTGCTTCCGCAAACGTTATCGGCAAGATAGCAAACGGCATTGCGGACGATATGCTGACAACTACAGTCATGGCTTGCACCTGCAAGAAGATAATCGCACCTGCCATGAACCATAATATGTTCCACAATCCTATCGTTCAGGACAACATAGAAAAGCTGAAAAAGTTCGGCTATGAGATAGTGGAGCCTGTCCGCGGAATGCTTGCAAACCGCGATATCGGCGACGGAAAGCTCCCCGACGAGGAAACTCTGCTGGAGTACATAGTCCGCGAGGCTGCCTTTGAGAAAGACCTTGCAGGCAAACGCATACTCGTTACCGCAGGAGCTACCCGCGAGAGCATAGACCCCGTCCGCTTTATCTCCAACCATTCCAGCGGCAAAATGGGCTTTGCCCTTGCAAGAGCAGCAATGCTCCGCGGAGCTGATGTTACCGTGGTTGCAGCTCATACCGATGTTGAGCCCCCTATGTTCGTGAATGTAGTTCCCGTAAAGTCTGCCGAGGATATGTTCAATGCCGTCAAGGAGCGCCTTGACAGCACAGACATCGTTATAAAGGCAGCTGCCGTTGCGGATTATACTCCCGTGACTACTGCCGACAGCAAGATAAAAAAGTCCGACGGCGATATGAGCATACCGCTGAAGCGTACCACGGATATCCTCAAATATATCGGCGAGAACCGCCGAGCAGGACAGGTAATATGCGGCTTCTCTATGGAGACCGACAACGTTATCGAGAACTCCCGTGCAAAGCTGACAAAGAAGAACTGCGACATGATATGCGCAAACTCCCTGAGAAAAGCAGGCTCGGGCTTCGGCACAGACACCAATATCATAACCATGATAACTCCCGAGGACACTGAGGAAATGGAGCTCATGAGCAAATTCGACGCAGCAAACATCATACTCACCAAGCTTAAAGCCATATCAGAGAAATAA
- a CDS encoding DUF3592 domain-containing protein: MREDSIFSEFYELIKKIKIYHIAAVFIISALLLSLSFCSYRTSLAKIERCTAKVYGTVSHTEVKTEHKWRYQDGKKVRYSETTTTAYILVETDDVFRQSAIARRNSSLSKGTKVTIHYDPNDPSIYYLDGEAEAFNFLPIMGILFLAVGSAMTILYRVNKREQENFYY; encoded by the coding sequence ATGAGGGAAGACAGCATTTTCAGTGAGTTCTATGAGCTTATCAAAAAGATAAAAATATACCATATCGCAGCGGTATTTATAATATCGGCGCTGTTGTTATCATTATCATTTTGCAGTTACCGTACTTCGCTGGCAAAAATAGAAAGATGCACCGCTAAAGTCTATGGTACAGTCTCACACACCGAAGTAAAGACAGAGCACAAATGGAGATATCAGGACGGCAAAAAGGTCAGATACTCCGAAACCACTACTACCGCTTACATATTGGTTGAAACAGACGATGTTTTCAGGCAAAGCGCCATCGCCAGACGAAACAGTTCATTGAGTAAGGGCACCAAAGTGACCATACACTATGATCCGAATGATCCGAGTATATATTACCTAGATGGCGAGGCAGAAGCGTTCAATTTCCTGCCTATAATGGGTATTTTATTTCTTGCAGTGGGATCTGCCATGACGATCTTGTACCGCGTTAACAAGAGAGAGCAGGAAAACTTTTACTACTAA